Proteins encoded within one genomic window of Ascaphus truei isolate aAscTru1 chromosome 8, aAscTru1.hap1, whole genome shotgun sequence:
- the ARHGAP19 gene encoding rho GTPase-activating protein 19, with protein MGSSRGRNHIDSGDFENKMAEVDEGENPGLLQRDALCSIVLCNDASLRSQPVIYNPDFFVEKLRHENPEVFTELLVSNVTRLIDLPGTEFAQLMGEVDPKLPGNNGSASAFFRSLNFLKRKEKGVVFGAPLTEEGIAQIFQLIEYLHKNLRTEGLFRVPGNSNRQQILKDSLNSGADIDVDSGEFHPNDVATLLKIFLGELPEPLLTHRHYHAHLKIAELMLFDDKGNRIAAPDKDRQIEALQLLFLLLPSPNRNLLKLLLDLLYQTAKKQDRNKMSAHNLALMFAPHIIWPKNLTANDLQEHITKLNNGVTFMIKHSQKLFKAPAYIREYSRLYFSGSRAPTSKDDLDLLSSRSSNDFQFLKSQKRGRLGSSPVSSTSHQEETQHRTEEALKQLFRHVHNMPDSAKKKRLIRQFNKHNAGTPVSDPQSVGRKHARSRSFSGLIKRKVLGNQAASEKKSRNITPQSLDGSELTKENVSQGSPAVYFTRAKLKLSEDTHSKREASSKSKRIQRRSTQETSI; from the exons CGATGCACTTTGTAGCATCGTTCTCTGTAATGACGCCTCCCTCCGAAGCCAACCGGTTATCTACAACCCGGACTTCTTTGTGGAAAAGCTACGGCACGAGAACCCAGAGGTGTTTACCGAGTTACTCGTCAGTAATGTCACAAGGTTAATAGACCTGCCTGGTACAGAGTTTGCTCAACTGATGGGCGAAGTAGACCCAAAACTTCCCGGAAATAATGGCTCTGCCTCTGCCTTCTTCAGGTCCCTGAACTTCCTTAAGCGTAAAG AAAAAGGAGTCGTTTTTGGAGCACCTTTGACAGAAGAAGGCATTGCACAAATATTCCAGCTTATTGAATATCTGCACAAGA ATCTACGCACAGAGGGCTTATTTCGTGTGCCCGGGAACAGCAATCGACAGCAGATTCTCAAAGACTCTCTAAATAGCGGTGCAGACATTGACGTGGACTCGGGTGAATTTCACCCGAATGATGTAGCCACATTACTTAAAATATTTTTGGGCGAATTACCAGAACCTCTGCTAACGCACAGACATTACCATGCTCATTTAAAGATTGCAg AATTAATGCTTTTTGATGACAAAGGTAATAGGATAGCAGCACCAGATAAAGATCGACAAATCGAGGCTCTGCAACTCCTTTTCCTGCTTCTCCCATCGCCAAACCGAAATCTTCTCAAGCTTTTGCTGGACCTTCTCTATCAGACAGCCAAGAAGCAAGATCGCAATAAGATGTCTGCCCACAACCTGGCACTGAtgtttgcacctcacatcatttgGCCTAAAAAT CTCACTGCAAATGACCTGCAAGAACATATAACAAAGTTAAACAACGGGGTGACATTTATGATCAAGCATTCCCAGAAACTGTTTAAG GCTCCTGCATATATCAGAGAATATTCCAGGCTGTACTTCTCTGGGAGCAGAGCACCGACTTCAAAG GATGATCTGGATTTGCTGTCTTCTCGCTCCTCAAATGACTTCCAGTTTCTGAAAAGTCAGAAACGAGGCAGATTGGGATCATCTCCTGTATCCTCTACTTCTCACCAAGAAGAGACCCAGCATCGCACTGAGGAAGCCCTGAAGCAACTATTCCGACATGTACACAACATGCCAGATTCTGCTAAAAAGAAGAGGCTTATCCGGCAG TTCAACAAACATAATGCTGGAACGCCAGTCTCAGACCCCCAATCTGTTGGAAGGAAGCATGCTCGCTCACGCTCATTTAGTGGGCTTATTAAG CGAAAGGTATTGGGCAACCAGGCAGCATCTGAAAAGAAAAGCCGAAATATAACTCCACAATCATTGGATGGATCTGAATTGAccaaagaaaat GTATCGCAAGGTTCCCCTGCGGTTTACTTTACACGTGCAAAGTTAAAACTATCAGAAGACACCCATTCCAAGAGAGAG gcATCCAGTAAATCAAAAAGAATTCAACGAAGGTCGACCCAAGAGACCTCAATTTAA